A section of the Tistrella bauzanensis genome encodes:
- a CDS encoding YbaB/EbfC family nucleoid-associated protein, with the protein MRNIGQLMKQAQKMQSKMAEMQEQLGQVEISGQSGGGMVTAVMTGKSELRSLKIDPKLVDAEEVEMLEDLIVAAVNDAKKKVEVFVNDEMQKMTGGLSIPGMGNLPF; encoded by the coding sequence ATGCGCAATATCGGCCAGTTGATGAAGCAGGCCCAGAAGATGCAGTCGAAGATGGCCGAGATGCAGGAGCAGCTTGGTCAGGTGGAGATTTCCGGCCAGTCCGGCGGCGGCATGGTCACCGCGGTGATGACCGGCAAGTCTGAATTGCGCAGCCTCAAGATCGATCCCAAGCTGGTCGATGCCGAAGAGGTCGAGATGCTTGAAGACCTGATCGTCGCCGCCGTCAATGACGCGAAGAAGAAGGTCGAGGTCTTCGTGAACGACGAGATGCAGAAGATGACCGGCGGCCTGAGCATCCCCGGCATGGGCAATCTGCCGTTCTGA
- the nudC gene encoding NAD(+) diphosphatase → MYDPYDPDRPNVLAGLRIDRAGRHRRDDAWLSARQTAPEARTVLIWRDQTVVVPMGGGAVVALLADLAGLMQVAHDLLDDPPVYLGDVDGRPLFAVDITRVEDLAGLLGGLRLDDPAMDIAAAAPVDLRQAASTLDDQQAALVAYGRAMAHWHRRHRFCGVCGAPTEARQGGHVRRCTSETCGTEHFPRTDPAVIMLAVKDDWCVLGRQPRFPAGMYSTLAGFLEPGESLEECVRREMMEEVGLRIGRVSYRHSQPWPFPASLMVGFRAEVLEGGPLDIDHHELEDALWVHRDELRDPELSPVTLPHRISIARRLIDEWMAER, encoded by the coding sequence ATGTATGACCCCTATGATCCCGATCGCCCGAACGTCCTGGCCGGCCTGCGCATCGACCGCGCCGGCCGCCATCGCCGCGACGATGCCTGGCTGTCCGCCCGTCAGACGGCGCCTGAGGCCCGCACCGTGCTGATCTGGCGCGACCAGACCGTGGTGGTGCCGATGGGGGGCGGTGCCGTCGTCGCGTTGCTGGCCGATCTGGCCGGGCTGATGCAGGTGGCGCACGATCTGCTGGACGATCCGCCGGTCTATCTGGGCGATGTGGATGGCCGGCCGCTGTTCGCGGTGGACATCACCCGGGTCGAGGATCTGGCCGGGCTGCTTGGCGGATTGCGGTTGGATGATCCGGCGATGGACATCGCCGCCGCGGCACCGGTGGATCTGCGGCAGGCGGCATCGACCCTCGACGATCAGCAGGCGGCGCTGGTCGCCTATGGCCGGGCGATGGCGCATTGGCACCGCCGGCACCGGTTCTGCGGCGTGTGCGGGGCGCCGACCGAGGCGCGCCAGGGCGGCCATGTCCGCCGCTGCACGTCGGAGACCTGCGGCACCGAGCATTTTCCGCGCACCGATCCGGCCGTGATCATGCTGGCGGTGAAGGACGACTGGTGCGTGCTGGGCCGCCAGCCGCGCTTTCCGGCCGGGATGTATTCCACTCTGGCGGGGTTTCTGGAGCCGGGCGAAAGCCTGGAGGAGTGCGTGCGCCGCGAGATGATGGAAGAGGTGGGCCTGAGGATCGGCAGGGTCAGCTATCGCCACAGCCAGCCCTGGCCGTTTCCGGCCTCGCTGATGGTGGGGTTCCGCGCCGAGGTGCTGGAAGGCGGGCCGCTGGATATCGACCATCACGAGCTGGAAGACGCGCTGTGGGTGCATCGCGATGAACTGCGCGACCCGGAATTGTCGCCGGTGACCCTGCCGCACCGGATCTCGATCGCCCGTCGCCTGATCGACGAATGGATGGCGGAGCGCTGA
- a CDS encoding DNA polymerase III subunit gamma/tau, which produces MTASDSAAEPAPAAIAAGGATAPDAGAVHAQAGGAEYRVLARKYRPRTFAELIGQDALVRTLTNAIETGRLAHAFLLTGVRGVGKTSTARIIARALNCTGPDGTGGPTPAPCGVCETCRLIVEDRHVDVLEMDAASRTGVNDIREIIEGVRYRPVGARFKIYIIDEVHMLSTSAFNALLKTLEEPPPHVKFIFATTELRKVPVTVLSRCQRFDLKRVEPEVLTAHFARIAGIEGAGIDEAALALIARAADGSVRDGLSLLDQAIAHGAGAVTEVQVRDMLGLADRAVVIDLLDRTLGGDIAAALDIMEDQARAGADPAVIVEDMLALVHLMTRVKLAGTGGRGPVLTASERGAATRIAGRVGMAHLGRAWQMLMKGLSEVRMAPVPQAAAEMVVIRLAHAADLPDPAELARMLDRMKAEGGPPPRPSPAAGAHAPTPAAPDRRPTTPPAAVPPTPAAAPRPIAPRPPAPLTPAPLPAVSHPDVVQPVARPPAPSAPAVPMPAPAPKPATKVEPAAPTAEPQPVPRPAPGPAPRAEAPPEADTAPLLDDVVRDRLDRWREIIDLLRRHREIRIVPELRGMAHIAEISVTAAERRLVLAFEPGADSGLAQKLQDVLGRIDDAPWTVRNAAVMGDPALVAAARATPTLVQYDEMRRRRMMALARRHPMVSAVFSAFPGATLEEVTPIFATATTDASAGGTAIDRLDAEIFGDGIDEDAYGAGDEDSAGADYDARFGDF; this is translated from the coding sequence ATGACCGCATCCGACAGTGCCGCAGAGCCAGCCCCAGCCGCCATCGCGGCCGGTGGCGCCACGGCACCGGATGCAGGCGCAGTCCACGCACAGGCAGGCGGCGCCGAATACCGGGTGCTCGCCCGCAAATACCGCCCCCGCACCTTCGCCGAGTTGATCGGCCAGGACGCCCTGGTCCGCACCCTGACCAATGCGATCGAGACCGGCCGCCTGGCCCATGCCTTTCTGCTCACCGGTGTCCGCGGTGTCGGCAAGACCTCGACCGCGCGGATCATCGCGCGCGCGCTGAACTGCACCGGGCCCGACGGCACCGGCGGCCCCACGCCAGCACCTTGCGGCGTGTGCGAGACCTGCCGGCTGATCGTGGAAGACCGCCATGTCGACGTGCTGGAGATGGACGCCGCCAGCCGCACCGGCGTCAACGACATCCGCGAGATCATCGAGGGCGTGCGCTACCGCCCGGTCGGTGCGCGCTTCAAGATCTATATCATCGACGAGGTTCACATGCTGTCGACCAGCGCGTTCAACGCGCTGTTGAAGACGCTTGAGGAACCGCCGCCGCATGTGAAATTCATCTTCGCCACCACCGAGTTGCGCAAGGTGCCGGTCACCGTGCTGTCGCGCTGCCAGCGCTTCGACCTGAAGCGGGTCGAGCCCGAGGTGCTGACCGCCCATTTCGCCCGCATCGCCGGCATCGAGGGCGCCGGGATCGACGAGGCCGCCCTGGCGCTGATCGCGCGCGCGGCCGATGGCTCGGTGCGCGACGGGCTGTCGCTGCTCGATCAGGCGATCGCCCATGGCGCCGGCGCCGTCACCGAGGTCCAGGTCCGCGACATGCTGGGGCTGGCCGACCGGGCGGTCGTGATCGACCTTCTCGACCGCACCCTTGGTGGCGACATCGCGGCGGCACTCGACATCATGGAGGATCAGGCCCGCGCCGGCGCCGATCCGGCGGTGATCGTCGAAGACATGCTGGCCCTGGTTCATCTGATGACCCGGGTGAAGCTGGCCGGCACCGGCGGCCGTGGGCCGGTGCTGACCGCATCGGAACGCGGCGCCGCCACCCGCATCGCCGGCCGGGTCGGCATGGCCCATCTGGGCCGCGCCTGGCAGATGCTGATGAAGGGGTTGAGCGAGGTCCGCATGGCGCCGGTGCCGCAGGCGGCCGCCGAGATGGTGGTCATCCGCCTGGCCCATGCCGCCGACCTGCCCGACCCGGCCGAGCTTGCCCGGATGCTCGACCGGATGAAGGCCGAGGGCGGGCCACCGCCCCGCCCTAGCCCGGCCGCCGGGGCGCATGCGCCGACCCCGGCGGCGCCAGACCGGCGCCCGACCACCCCGCCCGCGGCCGTGCCGCCGACCCCCGCTGCCGCCCCCCGGCCGATTGCCCCCCGGCCGCCCGCCCCTCTGACGCCCGCCCCTCTGCCAGCCGTCTCTCATCCGGATGTCGTGCAACCGGTGGCACGTCCACCGGCGCCGTCTGCCCCTGCCGTGCCGATGCCCGCACCAGCGCCGAAGCCTGCCACAAAGGTAGAACCGGCCGCCCCGACGGCAGAACCGCAGCCAGTGCCCCGGCCAGCCCCCGGCCCGGCGCCCAGGGCCGAGGCCCCGCCCGAGGCCGATACCGCCCCCCTGCTGGATGATGTGGTGCGTGACCGGCTCGACCGCTGGCGCGAGATCATCGATCTGCTGCGCCGGCATCGCGAGATCCGGATCGTGCCCGAGTTGCGCGGCATGGCCCATATCGCCGAGATCAGCGTCACCGCCGCCGAACGCCGGCTGGTGCTGGCCTTCGAGCCCGGCGCCGACAGCGGGCTTGCCCAGAAGTTGCAGGATGTTCTGGGTCGGATCGACGATGCGCCCTGGACGGTGCGCAATGCCGCGGTGATGGGCGACCCGGCCCTGGTCGCCGCCGCCCGCGCCACCCCCACTCTGGTGCAGTATGACGAGATGCGCCGCCGCCGGATGATGGCGCTGGCCCGCCGGCATCCGATGGTGTCGGCGGTGTTCAGCGCCTTCCCGGGTGCGACGCTGGAAGAGGTGACGCCGATCTTCGCGACCGCCACCACCGATGCCTCGGCCGGCGGCACCGCCATCGACCGTCTGGATGCCGAAATCTTTGGCGACGGCATCGACGAAGACGCTTATGGCGCCGGCGACGAGGACAGCGCCGGGGCAGATTACGATGCCCGCTTCGGCGATTTCTAG